A region of Allocoleopsis franciscana PCC 7113 DNA encodes the following proteins:
- a CDS encoding polysaccharide deacetylase family protein, translating into MADRHPFIKQHSLSWVVVVAALTFLSGCTLSAARSASPRHLASNMTPSLNQLPSSNPSEEKVLVAQSNQAYKKVVAKLAQQQKITKLNKPIPAQFQGKTFKNVKINNPIKTVAQEASDKRIGQSAVGKPIALTFDDGPWPNTTGQVLDFLKKNNVKATFFVVGRQVQQYPQITKRIVNEGHAIANHTWSHQYHRYNPAGAASEIDKTAQLIYKLTGVKTNLFRPPGGILNNGLAAYAQQKKYAVVMWSADSLDWRHNSSQALRDRILKEASAGGIVLLHDGGGNRAKTVQALPLIIAELKKRGYKFVTVPELMEMQEKDQEMMARKG; encoded by the coding sequence GTGGCAGACCGTCACCCATTTATTAAACAGCACAGCCTCTCGTGGGTTGTCGTTGTCGCTGCTCTGACTTTTCTATCAGGCTGTACTTTGTCAGCCGCTCGGTCTGCGAGTCCGAGACATCTTGCGTCAAACATGACGCCGAGCCTAAACCAGCTACCTAGCTCAAACCCTTCGGAAGAAAAAGTTTTAGTTGCCCAGTCTAATCAGGCTTACAAAAAAGTTGTGGCTAAATTAGCCCAACAACAAAAAATAACAAAGCTCAACAAACCGATCCCAGCTCAGTTCCAAGGAAAAACCTTTAAAAATGTCAAGATAAATAACCCCATTAAAACTGTTGCTCAAGAAGCATCAGATAAGCGGATTGGGCAAAGTGCAGTGGGAAAACCCATCGCTCTCACTTTTGATGATGGACCTTGGCCCAATACCACAGGACAGGTACTTGATTTCCTGAAAAAAAACAACGTTAAAGCGACTTTTTTCGTAGTAGGAAGACAAGTGCAACAGTATCCGCAGATAACTAAGCGGATTGTGAATGAGGGTCACGCAATTGCTAACCATACCTGGAGCCATCAGTATCATCGGTATAACCCAGCGGGTGCGGCGAGTGAAATTGATAAAACAGCCCAGTTAATTTACAAGCTCACCGGTGTTAAAACCAATCTCTTCAGGCCACCAGGCGGCATTTTGAACAATGGGTTAGCCGCCTATGCTCAGCAGAAAAAGTATGCGGTCGTGATGTGGTCAGCAGATTCCCTCGATTGGCGTCATAACAGCTCTCAGGCTCTGCGTGACCGTATCCTCAAGGAAGCCTCAGCCGGGGGGATTGTTTTGTTGCACGACGGGGGTGGCAATCGTGCCAAAACGGTTCAAGCTTTACCGCTAATCATTGCCGAATTAAAAAAGCGCGGCTACAAATTTGTAACCGTGCCAGAACTGATGGAAATGCAAGAGAAGGATCAAGAAATGATGGCGCGGAAGGGTTGA
- a CDS encoding GumC family protein, protein MDAEHDYQRFSQRPGGNLPEPQYRSDIQELETGDGNTLDLAWLFAVVRRRAPIMAAAAIVLGGIAGGYIIWQAKKTPPTYRGAFSVLVEPITAEGRLAKLSLSAQTGVNTGVAEASRVGIENSDLMDYETQIRVLRSPKLMEPVIKELQVRYPDISYNSLMEKLEISRVSYEKDGKQQGTKILNISYHDQDGNKIKYVLEQLAKTYLNYSVDERVNSLRQGVQYIDDQLPSLQKRVDNLQAQLQKLRQQYTLNEPESTGKSLTEQAQYLKSQRVDLQAQLAQAKVAFATRQRQLSEGDTTSVLTSETSQVGAYERLIGELQKVEADMAIQSARFRDDSPPIRDLREKQRNLRALLAQEAQKSLDNVASRIRELEARDRSLAEAESRINEKIRVFPAVIRQYTDLQRELQVATDSLKQFLEKRETLQLDASQRKTPWQIIAAPELPRNRNGQLIPASARKTKRELAIAGVLSVLMGIGIGFIVEILHTVFHTPDEIKAATRLRLLGVIPFARKLKKLDRNTPKLAPAFMEEVSSHALVSFAASAHDERSTAFLEAFRSFYTNIRLLSARKPIHSLVIGSAVPGDGKSTVAIHLAQTAASIGQRVLLIDADLRRPQLHLRLGLPNEQGLSDVITTDLSLNDAIVRSSVEENLFVLTAGQPTSDSIKLLSSAKMQYLMEQFQAFFDLVIYDTPPLLGLADGNILAANTDGIVLVVGLQKTDRSLLTKSLDGLKISGASVLGVVANGIKGYIPDSYTSYHRQYQTIER, encoded by the coding sequence ATGGACGCCGAACACGATTATCAAAGGTTTTCACAAAGGCCTGGGGGAAACTTACCGGAACCTCAGTATCGAAGCGATATCCAAGAGCTGGAAACAGGGGATGGCAATACCCTGGATTTAGCTTGGCTGTTTGCTGTGGTGCGCCGCAGAGCTCCAATCATGGCAGCAGCCGCAATCGTCTTGGGAGGAATAGCTGGCGGATATATCATTTGGCAGGCAAAAAAAACTCCCCCCACCTATAGAGGGGCTTTTAGTGTTCTAGTCGAACCGATCACGGCGGAAGGTCGGCTGGCTAAATTATCCCTATCGGCTCAAACCGGTGTCAATACAGGTGTGGCAGAAGCCTCGCGAGTGGGCATTGAAAACTCTGATTTGATGGATTATGAAACTCAAATCCGGGTGTTGAGAAGTCCCAAATTGATGGAACCCGTGATCAAAGAGTTGCAAGTTCGATATCCAGATATTTCTTACAACTCACTCATGGAGAAGCTAGAAATTTCCCGCGTCAGTTATGAAAAAGATGGGAAACAACAAGGCACCAAAATTTTAAATATTAGTTATCACGACCAAGATGGCAATAAAATTAAATATGTTCTAGAGCAACTGGCAAAAACATATCTAAATTATAGTGTTGATGAGCGCGTCAACAGCTTGCGCCAAGGCGTTCAATATATTGATGACCAATTGCCGAGCCTCCAGAAGCGAGTGGATAACCTCCAAGCACAACTGCAAAAACTTCGGCAGCAATACACACTCAATGAGCCAGAATCAACGGGGAAATCCTTGACAGAGCAGGCGCAATATCTGAAGTCACAGCGTGTAGATCTTCAAGCCCAACTGGCGCAGGCGAAAGTGGCTTTTGCCACTCGACAAAGACAGCTCAGTGAAGGTGATACAACTTCCGTTCTGACCAGTGAAACGAGTCAGGTTGGTGCTTACGAGAGGCTGATCGGAGAGCTACAAAAGGTTGAAGCGGACATGGCGATTCAGTCCGCTCGGTTTCGAGACGATAGTCCACCGATTCGAGATTTACGGGAAAAGCAGCGAAATTTACGAGCACTCTTGGCTCAAGAAGCGCAAAAAAGTCTCGATAATGTGGCGAGTCGCATCCGGGAATTAGAGGCTCGCGATCGCTCCCTGGCAGAAGCGGAAAGCCGAATTAATGAAAAAATTAGAGTCTTTCCTGCGGTTATCCGTCAGTACACCGATCTCCAGCGAGAATTACAAGTCGCGACAGATAGCCTCAAGCAATTTTTAGAGAAGCGGGAAACCTTACAGTTAGATGCATCCCAGCGGAAAACCCCTTGGCAAATTATTGCTGCTCCCGAACTGCCCCGCAATAGAAATGGACAATTGATCCCCGCTTCGGCGAGGAAAACCAAGCGGGAATTAGCGATCGCCGGTGTTTTAAGTGTGCTCATGGGAATCGGGATCGGTTTCATTGTCGAAATTCTCCATACCGTATTCCATACCCCGGACGAAATCAAAGCTGCAACCCGACTGCGATTGTTGGGGGTGATTCCGTTTGCCAGAAAACTCAAAAAACTGGATCGAAATACCCCAAAACTGGCTCCAGCATTTATGGAGGAAGTCAGTTCCCATGCGTTGGTTTCCTTCGCGGCATCGGCTCACGATGAGCGCTCTACGGCCTTTCTAGAGGCATTCCGCTCCTTCTATACCAACATCCGTCTGCTCAGCGCCCGCAAACCAATTCACTCCTTAGTCATTGGTTCTGCTGTTCCAGGGGATGGTAAGTCTACCGTAGCGATCCACCTGGCACAAACCGCCGCTTCTATTGGGCAGCGCGTTTTGCTCATCGATGCCGACCTGCGGCGTCCTCAACTCCATCTCCGCTTAGGGTTGCCGAACGAGCAAGGACTCAGTGATGTGATTACCACAGACTTGAGTTTGAATGATGCGATTGTGCGCTCCTCAGTGGAGGAAAATTTGTTTGTCCTCACGGCCGGTCAGCCAACCTCCGACTCAATCAAACTTCTTTCCTCCGCTAAGATGCAATATCTCATGGAGCAATTTCAAGCCTTTTTCGACTTGGTGATTTATGACACCCCTCCCCTGCTGGGTCTAGCGGACGGCAACATTTTAGCCGCCAATACAGATGGCATTGTTCTGGTGGTTGGACTCCAGAAGACAGACCGTTCTTTACTCACCAAATCCTTAGATGGCTTAAAAATCTCCGGTGCTTCGGTTCTGGGTGTTGTTGCCAATGGCATCAAAGGCTACATACCCGATTCTTACACCTCCTATCACCGACAATATCAAACGATCGAGCGGTAA
- the dxs gene encoding 1-deoxy-D-xylulose-5-phosphate synthase — MHISEITHPNQLHGLSIRQLEQIARQIREKHLQTVAATGGHLGPGLGVVELTIALYQTLDLDHDKVLWDVGHQAYPHKMLTGRYHNFHTLRQKDGVAGYLKRCENKFDHFGAGHASTSISAALGMAMARDIKGENFKVAAVIGDGALTGGMALEAINHAGHMPNTKVLVVLNDNEMSISPNVGAISRYLNKVRLNPQIQFLTDNLEEQFKHLPFVGESLSPELARVKEGMKRLAVPKVGAVIEELGFTYMGPVDGHNLEDLIATFKAAHNHNGPVLVHVATVKGKGYAIAEQDQVGYHAQSPFDLATGKAIPASSPKPPSYSKVFAHTLVKLAENNPKIVGITAAMATGTGLDKLHAKLPKQYIDVGIAEQHAVTLAAGLACEGIRPVVAIYSTFLQRAYDQIVHDVCIQNLPVFFCLDRAGIVGADGPTHQGMYDIAYLRCLPNMVLMAPKDEAELQRMLVTGVNYTDGPIAMRFPRGNGYGVPLMEEGWEPLPIGKGEILRNGDDVLLVGYGTMVHTAMQTAEILSEHGIEATVINARFAKPLDTELILPLAQRIGRVVTLEEGCVMGGFGSGLAETLLDHNVLVPVMRLGVPDLLVEHAKPEESKADLGLTPSQIAERVRNSFSPQMAGVNQ, encoded by the coding sequence ATGCATATAAGTGAAATTACTCATCCGAACCAGCTACACGGCCTGTCGATTCGTCAGCTGGAGCAAATTGCTCGCCAAATTCGGGAGAAGCATCTGCAAACAGTAGCGGCAACTGGCGGTCACTTGGGCCCAGGGTTAGGGGTTGTGGAACTCACTATTGCTCTGTATCAAACTTTGGATTTAGACCATGATAAGGTGCTTTGGGATGTCGGACACCAAGCCTACCCCCACAAAATGCTTACAGGGCGCTACCACAACTTCCATACCCTGCGGCAAAAGGATGGCGTAGCGGGTTACTTGAAGCGTTGCGAGAATAAATTCGATCACTTTGGTGCGGGTCACGCCTCTACCAGTATTTCTGCTGCGCTGGGAATGGCGATGGCGCGAGACATCAAGGGTGAGAACTTCAAAGTCGCAGCGGTGATTGGTGATGGGGCACTGACAGGGGGGATGGCACTTGAAGCGATTAACCATGCCGGACATATGCCCAATACTAAAGTGTTGGTGGTTCTCAATGACAATGAAATGTCGATTTCCCCCAACGTCGGGGCAATTTCCCGCTACCTGAATAAGGTGCGCTTAAACCCACAGATACAGTTCCTGACGGACAATTTGGAAGAGCAGTTTAAGCATCTGCCCTTTGTCGGCGAATCGTTGTCCCCAGAGTTGGCACGTGTCAAGGAAGGGATGAAGCGTCTGGCGGTGCCGAAGGTGGGGGCGGTGATTGAGGAACTCGGCTTTACCTATATGGGACCGGTGGATGGTCACAATCTGGAAGATTTGATTGCTACCTTCAAGGCCGCACACAACCACAATGGACCCGTATTGGTACATGTGGCAACTGTAAAAGGGAAAGGATATGCGATCGCAGAACAAGACCAAGTTGGCTACCATGCCCAAAGTCCCTTTGACTTAGCCACTGGCAAAGCTATCCCCGCCAGTTCACCTAAGCCTCCTAGCTACTCCAAAGTTTTTGCCCATACCCTGGTGAAGCTTGCCGAAAATAATCCCAAAATTGTTGGCATTACAGCCGCGATGGCAACAGGCACGGGTTTAGACAAACTCCACGCCAAACTTCCCAAACAATACATTGATGTCGGTATTGCAGAACAGCACGCCGTTACACTGGCAGCCGGTTTAGCTTGTGAAGGCATACGTCCGGTTGTCGCTATTTATTCCACCTTCCTGCAACGCGCCTACGACCAAATCGTTCACGACGTTTGTATCCAAAACCTACCGGTCTTCTTCTGCTTGGATCGGGCCGGAATTGTTGGTGCCGATGGGCCAACCCATCAAGGGATGTACGACATCGCCTACCTGCGCTGCTTACCCAACATGGTGCTAATGGCACCCAAAGACGAAGCCGAACTTCAGCGGATGCTTGTCACAGGTGTCAACTACACCGATGGCCCGATCGCCATGCGTTTCCCTCGCGGGAATGGCTACGGTGTGCCCCTGATGGAAGAAGGATGGGAACCCCTACCCATTGGTAAGGGAGAAATCTTGCGGAATGGGGACGATGTGTTGCTCGTGGGTTATGGCACGATGGTTCATACCGCCATGCAAACCGCTGAAATATTGAGCGAACATGGGATTGAAGCTACGGTCATTAATGCTCGTTTTGCCAAGCCCCTGGATACCGAATTAATTCTGCCCTTGGCGCAGCGGATTGGTCGAGTGGTGACGTTAGAAGAAGGTTGTGTGATGGGCGGTTTTGGTTCCGGTTTAGCCGAGACGTTGCTGGATCATAATGTTTTAGTGCCTGTGATGCGGTTGGGTGTACCCGATCTGTTAGTCGAACACGCCAAACCGGAGGAATCGAAGGCAGATTTGGGGCTGACACCGTCACAAATTGCTGAACGTGTGCGGAATAGCTTCAGCCCCCAGATGGCAGGGGTTAATCAGTAG
- the mtnA gene encoding S-methyl-5-thioribose-1-phosphate isomerase: protein MMSKSPVYPVIWHEDRVLLIDQTKLPSEYVIVEISRCDDMARAIKTMIVRGAPAIGVAAAYGMYLGAREIQTQEREAFLSQLEDVAQVLRLTRPTAVNLFWAIARMLKTAYETIGSVEALQASLLKTAQAIQLEDLQTCQMIGDRGLEVLPSNPQQLCLLTYCNTGALATAGYGTALGVVRSAWREGRLARVYASETRPRQQGAKLTSWECVHEGIPVTVITDNMAAHCMNRGMIDAVIVGADRIAANGDTANKIGTYSLAIVAKAHNIPFYVAAPLSTVDFKLSNGMEIPIEERHPSEIYQIGETLVCPPGVEFYNPAFDVTPADLITGIITEKGVVTPSELQNLQVMQPA, encoded by the coding sequence ATGATGTCTAAAAGCCCCGTGTACCCTGTAATCTGGCACGAAGACCGTGTTTTACTAATTGACCAAACCAAATTGCCATCTGAGTACGTGATTGTGGAAATTAGTCGCTGTGACGATATGGCACGGGCGATTAAAACCATGATTGTCCGGGGCGCTCCTGCTATTGGTGTAGCAGCCGCCTACGGTATGTACTTGGGCGCACGGGAAATTCAAACGCAAGAGCGCGAAGCGTTCTTAAGTCAGCTAGAAGATGTGGCTCAGGTGTTGCGACTCACTCGCCCCACCGCTGTGAATTTGTTTTGGGCGATCGCACGAATGCTCAAAACCGCCTATGAGACAATTGGTTCAGTGGAGGCTCTTCAAGCCTCGTTGCTGAAAACGGCTCAAGCCATTCAGCTAGAAGACTTACAAACCTGTCAGATGATTGGCGATCGCGGTTTGGAGGTGTTGCCTTCAAACCCACAGCAGTTATGTCTTCTCACTTACTGCAATACGGGAGCGCTCGCCACGGCTGGATATGGTACTGCCTTGGGTGTGGTGCGATCAGCATGGCGGGAAGGACGACTGGCCAGAGTTTACGCCTCCGAAACCCGTCCTCGTCAGCAAGGGGCAAAGCTCACCTCTTGGGAATGTGTCCATGAAGGGATACCTGTTACTGTAATTACCGATAACATGGCGGCTCATTGCATGAATCGGGGAATGATTGATGCCGTTATTGTAGGTGCAGATCGGATTGCGGCAAATGGGGATACGGCTAACAAAATTGGGACTTACAGTTTAGCGATTGTTGCTAAAGCTCATAATATCCCGTTCTATGTAGCAGCTCCTCTCTCTACCGTTGATTTCAAATTATCCAATGGGATGGAAATTCCGATTGAAGAACGCCATCCTTCAGAGATTTATCAAATTGGTGAGACGTTAGTTTGCCCCCCTGGAGTGGAATTTTATAACCCGGCTTTTGATGTCACTCCGGCTGATTTAATTACGGGAATTATTACCGAGAAAGGTGTGGTTACGCCGAGTGAGTTGCAAAACTTACAAGTCATGCAGCCCGCTTAA
- a CDS encoding Uma2 family endonuclease, producing MVATPELTTISLDEFLLHPSDDYEWVDGQLLEKKGMTLRHGQIQLRLGYYWRSYMLSSGQGGEVYTEALCRTAKQGRRPDVSYLTPELVSQHAGATALPQSFSLIAEIASPDDSGEELLAKAKEYLQSGCQEVWLVFPENLWIIVITHEKHLLLTVGEVVSTQNVLKGFSVAIDELLA from the coding sequence ATGGTGGCTACTCCTGAACTGACAACTATTTCTCTTGACGAGTTTTTGCTTCATCCCAGTGATGATTATGAGTGGGTTGATGGGCAACTGCTTGAGAAAAAAGGTATGACATTAAGGCATGGTCAGATTCAATTAAGATTGGGCTATTACTGGAGAAGTTATATGCTTTCCAGTGGTCAAGGTGGAGAAGTTTACACCGAAGCGCTTTGCCGGACTGCCAAACAGGGGCGTCGTCCTGATGTTTCTTACCTGACTCCCGAACTTGTCAGCCAACATGCAGGTGCAACTGCACTGCCTCAGAGTTTTTCATTAATTGCAGAGATTGCCTCGCCTGATGATAGTGGTGAAGAGTTATTGGCTAAGGCGAAAGAGTATTTACAGTCGGGTTGCCAAGAAGTTTGGTTAGTGTTTCCTGAAAACTTGTGGATTATCGTGATTACTCACGAGAAGCATCTTTTATTGACGGTAGGAGAAGTCGTTAGCACTCAGAATGTGTTGAAAGGTTTTAGTGTCGCGATTGATGAGTTATTGGCTTGA
- a CDS encoding FAD-dependent hydroxylase: protein MALEQLTQTPPIPNTTFDYDLAIAGGGIVGATLACALKNSGLRVVLIEAQPPSVAVARRQAYALSLLSGRILQGIGVWDKVLPQITTYQQIRLSDADHPGIVQFHPSDLGMDDLGYVGEHRPLLQSLYEFLADCPNVSWLCPAEVLDVDYQPSGVEIKVKVDGEIRQLRSRLIVAADGARSHIRTAAGIGTHGWKYWQSCVTVRIKPEKSHNNTAFERFWPSGPMGVLPLPDNRCQVVWTAPHAEAQALKELDDKEFLSLLEHRTGGLLGRLELDSDRLLFPVQLMQSDRYTQSRLALIGDAAHCCHPVGGQGMNLGIRDAAALAQVLHDAHQRGEDIGDIRILKRYERWRKTENLVILGFTDFLDRLFSNRWLPVVAVRRLGLWGLRTVQPLKVLALRLMTGLLGRHPQVAQH from the coding sequence ATGGCGCTGGAACAGCTCACTCAAACCCCCCCAATACCCAATACAACCTTCGATTATGACCTAGCGATCGCAGGTGGCGGAATTGTTGGTGCAACACTCGCTTGTGCCTTAAAAAACTCCGGGCTGAGGGTGGTGTTAATCGAAGCCCAACCTCCGTCTGTAGCCGTAGCAAGGCGACAAGCTTACGCGCTTTCTCTACTATCGGGGCGCATTTTGCAGGGAATTGGAGTCTGGGATAAAGTACTGCCCCAAATTACAACGTATCAGCAAATTCGCCTCTCGGATGCCGATCATCCTGGTATCGTGCAGTTCCATCCCAGTGATTTAGGGATGGATGATCTGGGTTACGTGGGAGAACATCGTCCCCTGCTGCAATCCTTATATGAGTTCTTGGCAGACTGTCCCAATGTTAGTTGGTTGTGTCCGGCTGAAGTGCTGGATGTAGATTATCAACCGTCTGGCGTAGAAATCAAAGTGAAGGTAGATGGAGAGATTCGTCAGTTGCGATCGCGTTTAATTGTAGCCGCAGATGGGGCGCGATCGCACATTCGCACAGCCGCAGGGATTGGCACTCACGGCTGGAAATACTGGCAATCTTGCGTCACCGTCAGAATTAAACCCGAAAAATCACACAATAACACAGCTTTTGAACGCTTCTGGCCTAGCGGCCCTATGGGAGTGTTACCACTACCCGATAATCGCTGCCAAGTCGTATGGACGGCACCCCACGCGGAAGCACAAGCCTTAAAAGAGCTAGATGACAAAGAGTTTCTATCCCTACTGGAACACCGTACAGGAGGGCTTTTGGGGCGTCTGGAATTAGATAGCGATCGCCTCCTGTTTCCGGTACAGTTAATGCAGAGCGATCGCTACACCCAATCCCGACTCGCACTGATTGGTGATGCGGCTCATTGTTGCCATCCCGTCGGCGGACAAGGAATGAACCTCGGTATCCGAGATGCTGCGGCTTTAGCCCAAGTGCTACACGACGCCCATCAACGGGGTGAAGATATTGGAGACATTCGGATATTAAAGCGCTATGAACGCTGGCGGAAAACAGAAAACCTGGTAATTTTAGGATTTACTGATTTTCTGGATCGCCTATTTTCCAATCGCTGGTTGCCCGTGGTAGCGGTTCGGCGGCTGGGTTTATGGGGGCTGCGAACGGTTCAACCGTTGAAGGTTCTAGCCTTGCGGTTGATGACCGGTCTATTGGGACGCCATCCCCAGGTGGCTCAACACTAA
- a CDS encoding toll/interleukin-1 receptor domain-containing protein, translated as MQSVTANFEMAEELMSLTIPIPNGLRDLQYIDLTDNVKEDDYLLDESQLLRILHQDEAYYNEHKVLLTKALKWKQQHENPSILLRGYNLRSAETWLKVAKRRTQHPPIPLQEEFIAESLRQPPASSLDVFVSYSRADADFARKLNDSLQIQGKTTWFDQESIASGSDFQQEIYRGIKACDNFLFILSPRSVNSTYCADEVEYAASLNKRFVTVLHRDVNSADLHPELAKMQWIDFNQNERDFNANFNQLVRTLDTDREHVHNHTKWLQRAIEWDSKGKSADLLLRGSEFAIAQNWLQETEQQKKQPAATVLQEEIIVASQNAIEAAEEAEKRRQAEMLRLQEERAKEAEARLAEQKKNAKQTRRIAIGSTVAAVVMAGLTLLAGITARKSEIAQLQASIITSEMWLSSNQDLEALTGILKVGRKLESSIWQAVWPDPNLRSQVMGTLQRVVYGVKERNRLSGHKDRVIEVRFSSNGKLVTTMEIETKTVRFWDLKGKEVRTSQKYQDLIQSAYHSPDASETPIIPLSPEPTSNREPVKILIIGSPKGVNNIIQTLYRLRFAEVREWSPLQPTANPGEVVSILKRQLSIR; from the coding sequence GTGCAAAGTGTTACTGCAAACTTCGAGATGGCAGAGGAGTTGATGTCGCTGACGATACCGATACCGAATGGGTTGCGGGATTTGCAGTATATTGACCTCACCGACAATGTAAAAGAAGACGATTACTTACTTGATGAAAGCCAACTGTTGAGGATTTTGCATCAGGATGAGGCTTACTATAACGAGCATAAAGTTTTACTGACGAAAGCGCTGAAGTGGAAGCAGCAGCACGAAAATCCGAGTATTCTGCTGCGAGGGTATAACCTGCGGAGTGCTGAAACTTGGTTGAAGGTGGCGAAGCGAAGGACACAGCATCCACCCATACCGTTACAGGAAGAATTTATTGCTGAAAGTTTGCGGCAACCGCCTGCAAGTTCGCTGGATGTGTTTGTTTCCTATTCCCGTGCTGACGCGGATTTTGCTAGAAAACTCAACGATAGCCTACAGATTCAGGGTAAAACGACTTGGTTTGATCAAGAAAGTATTGCATCGGGGAGTGATTTTCAGCAGGAGATTTATCGCGGAATTAAAGCCTGTGATAACTTTTTATTTATTCTCTCTCCGCGCTCAGTAAATTCGACTTACTGTGCGGATGAGGTGGAGTATGCAGCTTCGTTGAATAAGCGGTTTGTGACAGTGCTGCATCGGGATGTAAATTCGGCAGATTTGCATCCGGAATTAGCGAAGATGCAGTGGATTGATTTTAATCAGAATGAGCGGGATTTCAATGCTAATTTTAACCAGTTGGTGAGAACGCTCGATACTGACCGGGAACACGTTCACAATCATACGAAATGGTTGCAGAGGGCGATTGAGTGGGACTCTAAGGGGAAAAGTGCTGATTTGCTGTTGCGGGGTAGTGAATTTGCGATCGCTCAAAACTGGTTGCAGGAAACGGAGCAACAAAAGAAACAACCAGCCGCGACTGTGTTGCAGGAGGAAATTATTGTGGCAAGTCAAAACGCTATTGAAGCAGCAGAGGAAGCCGAAAAACGCCGACAAGCTGAAATGCTGCGTTTGCAGGAGGAACGGGCTAAGGAAGCGGAAGCAAGACTAGCAGAACAGAAAAAAAATGCCAAGCAGACTCGGAGAATTGCTATCGGCTCGACTGTAGCTGCTGTAGTGATGGCAGGATTAACGCTCTTAGCTGGAATTACAGCCAGAAAATCAGAAATTGCTCAACTTCAGGCTTCAATAATTACTTCAGAAATGTGGCTATCCTCGAACCAGGATTTAGAAGCCTTAACAGGAATTTTAAAAGTAGGAAGAAAGCTTGAATCCTCAATCTGGCAAGCAGTCTGGCCAGACCCAAATTTACGTAGTCAAGTGATGGGAACTCTACAGAGAGTGGTTTATGGAGTTAAAGAAAGAAATCGGCTAAGCGGACATAAAGACCGTGTCATTGAGGTACGTTTTAGCTCAAATGGCAAGTTAGTGACTACTATGGAAATTGAAACAAAAACCGTTCGCTTTTGGGACTTGAAGGGCAAGGAGGTAAGAACTTCCCAAAAATATCAAGATTTGATTCAAAGTGCATATCATAGCCCCGATGCTAGTGAAACGCCCATCATTCCACTCTCCCCAGAACCCACCTCAAACCGAGAACCTGTCAAAATCCTAATCATTGGCTCTCCCAAAGGAGTCAACAACATCATTCAAACCTTATACCGTCTCCGATTTGCTGAAGTGCGTGAGTGGAGTCCTCTGCAACCCACAGCCAATCCCGGTGAAGTCGTCAGTATCCTCAAACGTCAGCTTTCCATCCGCTAG